A stretch of Gemmatimonas aurantiaca T-27 DNA encodes these proteins:
- a CDS encoding zeta toxin family protein: protein MKSLGQAIDTLLQVQSQANKPLAVILAGHNGSGKSTMWYGVLADLLQIPLINADRMMMSILPEKAAEGDPLPDWATSLRDRNADWMVVAQKGVEAFVAQALARTVPFAMETVFSQWIVQPHGKIDSKIDLIRAMQTHGYFVILIFVGLSSHHLSIGRVLARVAKGGHAVDIDKLESRFPRTQFAVQQAAPIADATIFVDNSRSPEEAYTVCRVQIGTKQHFDLRCDDAPPEIAQWMDKACPTVSY, encoded by the coding sequence ATGAAATCTCTGGGGCAGGCGATAGACACACTGCTCCAGGTTCAGAGTCAGGCAAACAAGCCGCTCGCGGTGATACTCGCCGGCCATAACGGCTCGGGAAAGTCGACCATGTGGTACGGTGTGCTTGCGGATTTGCTGCAGATTCCGCTGATCAATGCGGACCGAATGATGATGTCGATTCTTCCCGAGAAGGCCGCAGAGGGCGATCCGTTGCCAGATTGGGCGACATCACTGCGGGACCGCAACGCGGATTGGATGGTTGTGGCGCAAAAGGGCGTGGAGGCTTTTGTGGCGCAGGCACTGGCCAGAACGGTGCCCTTTGCGATGGAGACGGTCTTTTCGCAGTGGATTGTGCAGCCCCATGGCAAAATCGACTCGAAAATTGACCTGATCAGGGCCATGCAAACCCACGGCTATTTCGTGATCCTGATCTTTGTCGGGTTGAGCAGTCATCATTTGTCGATCGGACGAGTGCTGGCTCGCGTGGCCAAAGGCGGTCATGCGGTGGACATTGATAAACTGGAGAGTCGGTTTCCGCGTACCCAGTTCGCTGTGCAACAGGCAGCCCCCATCGCAGACGCAACCATCTTTGTCGACAACAGCAGAAGTCCCGAAGAGGCGTACACAGTGTGCCGAGTCCAGATTGGCACGAAACAGCATTTCGATCTTCGGTGCGATGATGCGCCGCCAGAAATAGCGCAATGGATGGACAAGGCGTGCCCGACAGTGTCGTATTGA